From the Billgrantia sulfidoxydans genome, one window contains:
- a CDS encoding ABC transporter ATP-binding protein gives MSQPLLELDHLQVDFALPHGKVPAVKEVSFSLAEGETLALVGESGSGKSVSSTAILRLLPEFASTRGAIHWHGRQGREELLDVPLRRMRHIRGNEISMIFQEPMTSLNPLQRIGHQVREVLDKHTTLRGQAAKRRVIELFEQVGIPEPERRASSYPHELSGGQRQRVMIAMALACEPRLLIADEPTTALDVTVQAQILTLLKDLQRQYGMAILFITHDLGIVRHFADRVCVMRHGEVVESAPTRELFASPRHDYTRMLIDAEPHGRKAPVAESAPVIMQARDLKVRFALKKRLFRPSDYFEAVRGIDLTIRQGQTVGIVGESGSGKSTLGRALLRLLQSSGDVRFEDTDLTHLDSSTLRPLRSRMQVVFQDPFGSLSPRLTVGEIVSEGLRVHYPELTRQQRIARVIEALQEVSLDPATRQRYPHEFSGGQRQRIAIARALVLKPRFLLLDEPTSALDRSVQATVIELLRTLQQRHGLTYLFISHDLAVVRALADTVLVMKEGRVVEQGATEALFRSPREAYTRELIHAAFLTEAA, from the coding sequence ATGTCTCAGCCATTACTGGAGCTCGATCACCTGCAGGTCGACTTCGCCCTGCCCCACGGGAAGGTGCCGGCGGTCAAGGAGGTGAGTTTCTCTCTCGCCGAAGGCGAGACCCTGGCGCTTGTGGGGGAGTCCGGCTCGGGCAAGTCGGTCTCCTCCACGGCCATCCTGCGCCTGCTCCCGGAGTTCGCCTCGACCCGCGGCGCCATCCACTGGCACGGTCGCCAGGGCCGGGAGGAACTGCTCGACGTCCCCCTCCGGCGCATGCGACACATCCGCGGCAATGAGATCTCGATGATCTTCCAGGAGCCGATGACCTCGCTGAACCCGCTGCAACGGATCGGACACCAGGTGCGCGAGGTGCTCGACAAGCACACCACGCTGCGCGGCCAGGCGGCGAAGCGGCGAGTGATCGAACTGTTCGAGCAGGTCGGCATTCCCGAGCCGGAGCGCCGCGCGTCGAGCTATCCCCATGAGCTCTCCGGCGGCCAGCGTCAGCGCGTGATGATCGCCATGGCGCTGGCCTGTGAGCCGCGGCTGCTGATTGCCGATGAACCCACCACGGCGCTGGACGTCACCGTCCAGGCGCAGATCCTGACGCTGCTCAAAGACCTGCAGCGCCAGTACGGCATGGCCATCCTGTTCATCACCCACGACCTGGGCATCGTCCGGCACTTCGCCGACCGCGTCTGCGTGATGCGCCATGGCGAGGTGGTCGAAAGCGCCCCGACCCGGGAGCTGTTCGCCTCCCCCCGCCACGACTACACGCGCATGCTGATCGACGCCGAGCCGCACGGACGCAAGGCGCCGGTAGCGGAAAGCGCCCCGGTGATCATGCAGGCTCGCGACCTCAAGGTGCGCTTCGCCCTCAAGAAGCGCCTGTTCCGACCCAGCGACTACTTCGAGGCGGTGCGCGGCATCGACCTCACCATTCGCCAGGGCCAGACGGTGGGGATCGTTGGCGAATCGGGTTCCGGCAAGTCGACGCTGGGCCGGGCGCTGCTGAGATTGCTGCAGAGCTCGGGCGACGTGCGCTTCGAGGATACCGACCTGACCCACCTCGACAGCAGCACGTTGCGCCCACTGCGCTCGCGCATGCAGGTGGTGTTCCAGGACCCCTTCGGCTCGCTGTCGCCACGCCTGACGGTGGGCGAGATCGTTAGTGAAGGCCTGCGCGTCCACTATCCGGAGCTGACCCGCCAGCAGCGCATCGCTCGAGTGATCGAGGCGCTGCAGGAAGTGTCGCTGGACCCTGCCACGCGGCAGCGCTACCCCCACGAGTTCTCCGGCGGCCAGCGCCAGCGCATCGCCATTGCCCGCGCGCTGGTGCTCAAGCCGCGCTTCCTGCTGCTGGACGAGCCGACCTCGGCGCTCGACCGTTCAGTGCAGGCCACGGTGATCGAGCTGCTGCGAACGCTGCAGCAACGCCACGGCCTGACCTACCTGTTCATCAGCCACGATCTCGCCGTGGTGCGCGCGCTGGCCGATACCGTGCTGGTGATGAAGGAGGGACGGGTGGTCGAACAGGGCGCGACCGAGGCCCTGTTCCGCTCCCCCCGCGAGGCCTATACCCGCGAGCTAATACATGCGGCTTTTCTCACCGAGGCAGCCTAG
- a CDS encoding ABC transporter permease yields MTTEQTTPHPGAGDLPVGDSLGKDAWRRLKQNHAAMVSLVLLTVIALACVAGPWLTPWGLNEVDWAAFNAPPSLADGHYAGTDANGRDLLTRTLFGGQISLSVAVVATFVSLVIGVLYGAVAGYLGGRVDSLMMRFVDIMYSLPFMFLVILLMVVFGRNILLIYAAIGAVEWLDMSRIVRGQTLALKRREFVEAARALGVKSSTIVTRHLIPNTLGPVIVYVTLTVPKVILLESFLSFLGLGVQEPMTSWGVLISEGVDMMQSAPWMLLVPSTFLALTLLCLNFLGDGLRDALDPRTR; encoded by the coding sequence ATGACGACTGAACAAACGACCCCCCATCCGGGCGCCGGCGACCTACCGGTGGGCGATAGCCTGGGAAAAGACGCCTGGCGTCGCCTCAAGCAGAACCACGCCGCCATGGTCAGCCTGGTGCTGCTGACCGTGATCGCGCTTGCCTGCGTGGCGGGGCCCTGGCTCACGCCCTGGGGGCTCAACGAAGTGGACTGGGCCGCCTTCAACGCACCGCCCAGCCTCGCCGACGGCCATTACGCAGGAACCGATGCCAACGGTCGCGACCTGCTCACGCGAACGCTCTTCGGCGGCCAGATCTCGCTCTCGGTGGCCGTGGTGGCCACCTTCGTCTCGCTGGTGATCGGCGTGCTCTATGGCGCCGTGGCCGGCTACCTCGGGGGGCGCGTCGACAGCCTGATGATGCGCTTCGTCGACATCATGTACTCGCTGCCGTTCATGTTCCTGGTGATCCTGCTGATGGTGGTGTTCGGCCGCAACATCCTGCTGATCTACGCCGCCATCGGTGCCGTCGAATGGCTCGACATGTCGCGCATCGTGCGCGGCCAGACGCTGGCGCTCAAGCGCCGCGAGTTCGTCGAGGCCGCCCGCGCCCTGGGGGTGAAATCGAGCACCATCGTCACGCGCCACCTGATTCCCAACACCCTCGGTCCGGTGATCGTCTACGTCACGCTCACCGTGCCCAAGGTGATCCTGCTGGAGAGCTTCCTGTCGTTCCTGGGGCTCGGGGTGCAGGAGCCGATGACCAGTTGGGGCGTGCTGATCAGTGAAGGCGTGGACATGATGCAGAGCGCCCCCTGGATGCTGCTGGTGCCATCGACCTTTCTTGCGCTCACCCTGCTGTGCCTGAACTTTCTCGGTGACGGGCTGCGTGACGCCCTCGACCCTCGCACTCGCTAA